The following proteins are co-located in the Rippkaea orientalis PCC 8801 genome:
- a CDS encoding pentapeptide repeat-containing protein — translation MIGQRQIIAIVTLLTPLLLGTSAKAANPTHVEQLLNTRECAGCDLSGADLRTAHLIGADLRNANLKGANLTEANLEGADLTGANLAGANLTSALVTNASLNDSNLDGVNFTQAMIYDADVTGASMVALTLHDAQIFNTGIGIGGEFPVD, via the coding sequence ATGATCGGGCAACGCCAAATTATCGCTATTGTGACGCTATTAACTCCGTTGTTATTGGGGACTTCAGCTAAAGCAGCTAACCCTACCCATGTTGAACAATTACTCAATACTAGGGAGTGCGCTGGATGTGATTTGTCGGGGGCTGATTTGAGGACAGCCCATTTAATCGGGGCTGATTTAAGGAATGCTAACCTAAAAGGGGCTAATCTCACTGAAGCGAACCTAGAAGGGGCTGATTTAACAGGAGCCAATTTAGCCGGAGCAAACTTAACCTCTGCTTTAGTCACTAATGCGAGTCTTAATGATAGTAATCTCGATGGGGTTAATTTTACTCAAGCGATGATTTATGATGCTGATGTGACTGGGGCTTCTATGGTTGCTTTGACTCTACATGATGCTCAAATCTTCAATACAGGAATTGGTATTGGGGGTGAATTTCCCGTTGATTAA
- a CDS encoding VOC family protein, with amino-acid sequence METVGLVLGNLRKVHHFALNVKDMAASRYFYGQILGLHELTGEEIPSTLKSLVEQGKVANFMTPDGVILDLFSEPDLLPPNADPKYQFTRANHLAFDIAPELFDHAVEVLKQNDVIIDHGPVSRPTGRGIYFYDPDGFMLEIRCDPQN; translated from the coding sequence ATGGAAACTGTAGGACTGGTTTTAGGCAATTTACGCAAGGTTCATCATTTTGCCTTAAATGTTAAAGATATGGCTGCTTCACGCTATTTCTATGGACAAATTTTGGGACTCCATGAGTTAACAGGAGAAGAAATTCCCAGTACCTTAAAAAGTTTAGTTGAACAAGGAAAAGTCGCTAATTTTATGACTCCTGATGGGGTGATTTTAGATTTATTTTCAGAACCCGATTTATTACCTCCTAATGCTGACCCAAAATATCAATTTACTCGCGCCAATCATTTAGCCTTTGATATTGCTCCTGAGTTATTTGATCACGCGGTTGAAGTGTTAAAACAAAATGACGTTATTATCGATCATGGTCCAGTGAGTCGTCCAACCGGTCGGGGTATTTATTTTTATGATCCTGATGGGTTTATGTTAGAAATTCGCTGTGATCCACAAAATTAA